The genomic stretch AAGTATAGAATCATCTAAAGCATGATATTTTTCTATATCTACAACTTTGAAGTTTTTTACTAAAATATTTTTAATTTCACCATCATTTACAGCGATTTCTCTTTCATCTAAAATACCACTTTGAATTATCTCTTTTATAATATCTTGAGTTTTTTCTCTATTTTGCATAGAAGTTTTTAAAAAACTACCTATTTCATTTAATCTATCACTTGCGTTCCCCTCAGGTGTAAATAAAGCTTCGCCTTCTTCATATGATAAAACCTCTGATTTTTCATCAAATAATATTACTTGTTGTTCAACATTAGAAGGATGATTAACCATTGAAAAAGGATGTTTTCTTATTTCATTTGGGATATAAGGAATTATCCATTTCCCTTGAGGATTTATAGCTAAATTCTCTCCACCTAAGGAAGTTAAAATTAGAAGATTATCATAATTTTCACCTCCAAAAACTATTGGTAAAAATGGAGAAATCTTATCTAACTCTATTTCTAAGATAGGAATAGCTTGTAAGTTTTTTGCAAAATTTAAATTTTGTAACTTTTTAATTTTTAAATCTTTGTGTTTTACTTTATCTAATAACATTTTATTTCCATACATTTGTTTCCTTTTTGGAGGTCTTCCTTTTTTTTGTGTTACAAGTTTTAACCCTGTTAATTCTTCTAATTTAGCTATAAAGATATTACTACCTATAACTTCTTGTTTATTTATAGAATTATCAAACCAAGAACTTATATATCTATCAAAAGATTGTTTGATTGCAAGTTGATATTTATTTACTCTATTTTCAGCACTAGAAGCTAAAGCTAAATATGATTTATGACTTATAATCAAATCGTCTTTTATATTTTTTGTATTTTTATCTAAACTATTTCTTTGTGATTTTTTTGATTCAATATGATGCATAAGTAAAAATAAAAAATTATCTACATCAACCAAAGATGCCTTATATCTTCCTTCCCATAGAGTTCCTGTACGAGTATACTTTTTATTAAAATATACAACATATCGTTTACTAAGGTTTTGAATAAATTTAGATAAAGTATTATCTTGTTTTGG from Poseidonibacter antarcticus encodes the following:
- a CDS encoding SapC family protein translates to MARKQRVFVEDIPQYIKISAINEIELFKDVDDCNYFYNQALELSKNLFLDIHAYCFSSNTIEFLATPKQDNTLSKFIQNLSKRYVVYFNKKYTRTGTLWEGRYKASLVDVDNFLFLLMHHIESKKSQRNSLDKNTKNIKDDLIISHKSYLALASSAENRVNKYQLAIKQSFDRYISSWFDNSINKQEVIGSNIFIAKLEELTGLKLVTQKKGRPPKRKQMYGNKMLLDKVKHKDLKIKKLQNLNFAKNLQAIPILEIELDKISPFLPIVFGGENYDNLLILTSLGGENLAINPQGKWIIPYIPNEIRKHPFSMVNHPSNVEQQVILFDEKSEVLSYEEGEALFTPEGNASDRLNEIGSFLKTSMQNREKTQDIIKEIIQSGILDEREIAVNDGEIKNILVKNFKVVDIEKYHALDDSILAKWVRNGTIKFIEQHLKSLDNIEKLFDLANARQQ